The following proteins are encoded in a genomic region of Magnolia sinica isolate HGM2019 chromosome 1, MsV1, whole genome shotgun sequence:
- the LOC131252723 gene encoding kinesin-like protein KIN-7F translates to MGAIGGEELREWERMQEAAAAAAAANANRERILVSVRLRPLSDREVARNDVSDWECISDSTIIFRNSLAERSMSPTAYTFDRVFRSDSSTKQVYEEAAKEVALSVVSGINASIFAYGQTSSGKTYTMNGITEYTVADIYDYIQRHEERAFVLKFSAIEIYNEAVRDLLGTDGTPLRIRDDPERGPIVEKLTEEILRDWRHMQHLLSICESQRQVGETSLNEASSRSHQILRLTIESSAREFLGKDNSSTLSASVNFVDLAGSERASQALSGGARLKEGCHINRSLLTLGTVIRKLSKGRNGHIPYRDSKLTRILQPSLGGNARTAIICTLSPARSHIEQSRNTLLFATCAKEVVTSARVNVVMSDKALVKHLQKELARLESALRSPGPTSVTSHSQALLREKDAKIRKMEKEIKDLIQQRDHAQSRLEVLIRVVGEDQASRLWSEFSHPPASTALTACEDEVSVSESSGVVDQCLDFGWTKFNISQYSEEYSGTDCNEHYPQLSEIPEDQVRSGDTSPRLSVNSPRFIGRGPQQHGERIGHDSDDDLEDPCKEVRCIEMEESTTSRNGQPNALLAQGNERLLPWIVNGNVHSTGRELVPTANVPRELRHVDRSLTYGALDQQLQGEQRTISNLVRSYEDGSSPWPLAADLSSSRSLCLTKSRSCRASLMTSSSSARFQEAEQNEYTPPRLFDKDFPRNDGGFQRRPWALKYGTGVEMLSRQHSQNSECSSTTDVLKMQNAKTASDENITSIHSFVAGLKEMARLQHQKQLVDGQESEPKAHEDFGSERTSKDVGLDPMQNPMESPSCWPLEFERQRREIIELWHACNVSLVHRTYFFLLFKGDPADSIYMEVELRRLCFLRNSFSQGNLGKPVVEDGRVVTPASSMKTLRRERVMLSKKMQKSFSVEERSNLYNKWGIGLFTRWRRLQLANRLWTETADMDHITESAAIVAKAIGFIQPGQAFKEMFGLSFTPRRTSRRFHGWKHSVPYLL, encoded by the exons ATGGGGGCGATCGGCGGGGAGGAATTGAGGGAGTGGGAGAGAATGCAGGAGGCAGCAGCGGCGGCGGCTGCTGCGAATGCGAACAGGGAGAGGATTCTGGTGTCGGTGAGGCTGAGGCCTTTGAGCGACAGGGAGGTTGCGAGGAACGATGTGTCAGATTGGGAATGCATCAGCGACAGTACCATCATTTTCAGGAATAGTCTTGCTGAGCGCTCTATGTCGCCAACTGCATATACCTTTG ACAGAGTATTTCGGTCTGATTCCTCCACAAAGCAAGTGTACGAGGAGGCAGCCAAGGAAGTTGCTCTTTCAGTCGTCAGTGGCATTAACG CGAGCATTTTTGCGTATGGGCAAACTAGCAGTGGAAAGACATACACAATGAATGGGATAACCGAGTATACAGTAGCTGATATATACGACTATATACAACGG CATGAGGAAAGAGCATTTGTATTGAAGTTCTCAGCTATTGAGATATATAACGAAGCTGTTAGGGATCTCCTTGGCACTGATGGGACTCCGCTCAGGATTCGTGATGATCCGGAG AGAGGACCTATCGTGGAGAAACTTACGGAGGAAATTCTGAGGGACTGGAGACATATGCAGCATCTCCTTTCCATTTGTGAAT CTCAAAGACAGGTGGGGGAGACCTCCTTGAATGAAGCTAGCTCCCGGTCTCATCAAATTCTCAGACTG ACAATTGAAAGCTCTGCTCGTGAGTTCTTGGGCAAGGACAACTCAAGCACCCTTTCTGCCAGTGTG AATTTTGTCGATCTTGCTGGTAGTGAGCGTGCATCTCAAGCATTGTCAGGTGGTGCAAGATTGAAAGAAGGTTGCCACATCAATCGCAGTTTGCTGACCCTGGGAACTGTCATTCGCAAGCTAAG CAAGGGAAGAAATGGACACATTCCATATCGCGATTCAAAGCTAACACGCATACTGCAACCTTCCCTTGGAGGCAATGCTAGAACTGCCATCATTTGCACACTGAGCCCTGCACGAAGCCATATTGAGCAATCCAGAAATACCCTCTTGTTTGCAACTTGTGCAAAAGAAGTGGTTACTAGTGCGCGTGTCAATGTTGTTATGTCTGATAAGGCATTGGTAAAGCATTTGCAAAAGGAATTGGCTAGACTGGAGAGTGCACTGAGAAGTCCAGGGCCAACTTCCGTTACATCTCATTCCCAGGCCTTACTGAGAGAAAAAGATGCTAAGATTCGAAAG ATGGAAAAAGAGATAAAAGATCTAATACAGCAAAGAGATCATGCTCAATCTCGGCTTGAGGTTTTAATTCGTGTGGTAGGAGAAGATCAAGCTTCACGACTATGG TCAGAGTTTAGTCATCCCCCTGCATCTACTGCACTGACTGCATGTGAAGATGAAGTTTCGGTATCAGAATCATCAGGTGTTGTTGACCAATGTCTAGATTTTGGCTGGACAAAGTTCAACATTTCTCAGTATTCAGAAGAGTACAGTGGCACTGATTGCAATGAGCACTACCCACAGCTTTCTGAAATTCCAGAAGACCAAGTTCGGTCCGGTGATACCTCTCCTCGTCTGTCAGTTAATAGTCCTAGATTCATTGGACGAGGTCCACAACAGCATGGAGAAAGGATCGGTCATGATAGTGATGATGACCTTGAGGACCCTTGCAAGGAAGTTCGCTGCATTGAGATGGAAGAGTCAACTACAAGCAGAAATGGACAACCCAATGCCTTGTTGGCTCAAGGAAATGAAAGGCTGCTACCTTGGATAGTAAATGGCAATGTGCATTCAACAGGCCGGGAATTGGTACCCACAGCAAATGTACCTAGAGAGTTGAGGCATGTTGATAGAAGTCTTACATATGGTGCACTAGACCAACAACTTCAGGGAGAGCAGAGAACCATAAGCAATCTTGTTAGATCATATGAAGATGGATCATCACCGTGGCCCTTAGCAGCAGATTTATCTAGCTCAAGGAGCTTGTGTTTGACTAAAAGCAGAAGTTGTCGAGCAAGTCTCATGACTAGCTCATCTTCTGCTAGGTTTCAGGAGGCAGAACAAAACGAGTACACTCCACCAAGATTGTTTGACAAAGACTTTCCTAGAAACGATGGTGGCTTTCAGAGAAGACCTTGGGCATTGAAGTATGGTACTGGAGTTGAAATGTTATCAAGACAACATTCTCAGAATTCAGAATGCAGTAGTACTACTGATGTTCTCAAAATGCAGAATGCCAAGACTGCTTCTGATGAGAACATAACCAGCATCCATAGTTTTGTTGCGGGACTGAAGGAGATGGCTAGACTTCAACATCAGAAGCAGCTTGTTGATGGCCAG GAGTCAGAACCAAAGGCTCATGAAGACTTCGGATCTGAAAGGACTTCAAAGGACGTAGGCCTGGATCCAATGCAAAATCCTATGGAATCTCCATCATGTTGGCCCTTGGAATTTGAGAGGCAACGAAGGGAGATAATTGAGCTTTGGCATGCTTGCAATGTTTCATTGGTCCACAGAACTTACTTTTTCCTGCTATTCAAAGGTGATCCAGCAGACTCAATTTACATGGAAGTGGAGCTGAGGAGGCTCTGCTTTCTCCGGAACTCATTCTCTCAGGGAAATCTTGGTAAACCGGTTGTGGAAGATGGCCGTGTTGTCACGCCAGCTTCAAG CATGAAGACTCTCCGACGGGAGAGGGTGATGCTGAGCAAGAAAATGCAGAAGAGTTTCTCAGTGGAGGAAAGGAGTAACCTTTACAATAAGTGGGGAATTGGGTTGTTTACAAGGTGGAGGAGACTACAGCTGGCCAACCGCTTATGGACCGAGACGGCTgacatggaccacatcacagagaGTGCTGCTATTGTTGCAAAGGCCATTGGATTCATACAGCCAGGGCAGGCCTTCAAGGAGATGTTTGGCCTCAGCTTCACACCTCGGAGGACTAGCCGCAGATTCCATGGCTGGAAACATAGTGTTCCCTACCTCCTGTAG